The following nucleotide sequence is from Candidatus Cloacimonadota bacterium.
TGTACATATCTTTAAAACTCTTATTAATATCTACCACGATCAAGATGAGGTGGATGATATAGATAACTTGGCAAATCGCCGCGTGAGAACCGTAGGTGAATTGCTTCAGGAACAATATAATTCAGGGCTTGCTATGGTAGCACGCATCATTATGGAGCGCATGGCAATATCTAATATAGATGAAATTACGGTACACGATCTGGTAAATAGCAATGCGCTTATTAACGTAGTTCAGGGCTTTTTCCTAACCGGTCAGTTGTCTCAGTTTATGGAACAAACCAACCCGCTGGCGGGCTTGCGTCATAAGCGTGCTCTTTCTGCCTTAGGGCCGGGGGGATTGGCTCGTGACCGTGCCGGGTTTGAGGTTCGTGACGTTCATGCCTCACACTATGGTAGAGTGTGCCCCATCGAAACTCCAGAAGGACCAAATATTGGTCTTATAGTATCTCCGGCAATCTATAGCCGCATCAACAAGCTGGGCTTTATTGAAACTCCTTATAGGAAGGTTATCAATGGCGTTGTGAGCGATGAGTATGTCTATATGGATGCCGCCGAGGAAGAGAAATATATCATTGCCCAATCCGATGTGCACTTAGATGATGATCGCCGGATTATGGATGAGATGATCTTTGCACGTGAGCGGGGCGAATTTATCCAGGTGAGTCCGCAAGAAATCCAGTATATGGATGTGGCTCCTCAACAGATGGTTTCTGTTTCGGCTGCGATGATCCCCTTCTTGGAGCATGATGACGCAAACCGTGCTCTGATGGGTTCAAATATGCAGCGCCAAGCAGTTCCGCTTATCAATCCTCAGGCACCAATCGTAGGCACAGGAATGGAAAAGATTATCACTATGGATAATTCGGATATCGCTTCGGCACCTTATGATGCTACTGTGGTAAACGTAACCTCTGCATACATTGACCTGAAAGCCCTAGATGAAAAGGATGAAGCTCTGTATTTGGGAACAGGAAGCCGCATCAAGATGAAAAAGTTTGTACGCACAAACCAGGACACCTGCGCCAACCAACGCCCAATAGTACGTATTGGAGATGTGGTACGCAAGGGTCAACCGCTTTCAGATGGAGCTTGTGTAGAAGATAATCGCCTGGCTCTTGGCACTAATATGATGGTTGCTTTTATGCCTTGGTATGGCTATAACTATGAAGATGCCATTATCCTGAGCGAAAAAATCGCTCGTGAAGATACGCTTACCTCAATTTATATTGAAGAGATGGAAGTGTTGGTACGAAATGTAAAAAACGGTCGTGAAGAGCTAGCATACGACATTCCTAATGTACCCTCCCACGCACTACGTAATTTGGATAAGACAGGTATCATCAGAGTAGGCTCTGTAATTCATGCCGGCGATATAATTGTGGGTAAAGTAACCCCCAAAAGCATCGAGATAGACCCATCACCGGAAGAAAACCTGATGCGAGCATTATTTGGAGATCGGGCTGGCGATTTTACCAACAGTTCGCTAAAAGCTAAACCTGGCATGGAAGGCGTAGTGATAGATGTCAAGGTGTTTTCTCGTTTAGAAGATGGTACCGATCAAGATGATGAAAACGACGATAAAATTCGCAAGCTAAAAGAAGAATTGGCTTTACGTCGCAAAAAAGTAGAAGAATTTAAAGAAGAGAAACTCTCTGCCATTTTGTTGGGTCAGAAAGCGAAAACTATTTGGGATGAAAAAACCAATGCCTACTTCATCGCACCTGGCAAAAAGATTAGTAAAGAGGATGTTAAGCGGATTAACTTCAAGAAATTAGATATGGATGTTGAGATGGTGGAAGACACCGAAATCAACAACACCATATATCAAGACATTGCGCTTAAGATAAAACAATCTCTTGAACAAAGCGAAAACATCTACAAAAAGTCTCGCGAACGCATCAAACACGGCGATGAATTGCAATATGGCGTACGCAAAATGGTTAAAGTATATGTTGCTAAAAAGCGTAAGATTGAAGTAGGTGATAAGATGGCTGGACGCCATGGTAACAAAGGCGTTATTTCCATTATTGCACCAATTGAAGATATGCCCTTTATGGAAGATGGCACTCCGGTTGACATCGTGCTCAATCCGCTAGGTGTGCCATCTCGTATGAACATTGGGCAGATTATGGAGACTCATCTTGGTCTCGCCGCCAAGTATCTTGGGTTTGAAGTAGAAACGCCAATTTTTGATGGCGCCAGTAACGAGGATATTCGTTCAGAACTAAGAAATGCCGGATTTGAAGATGACGGCAAGATGGTGCTATACGATGGAAAAACTGGTACTCCTTTCAAAGAAAGAGTAACGGTTGGAATTATCTACATGATGAAACTCAACCATCTGGTAGCCGATAAAATGCATGCCCGCTCTACGGGGCCTTATTCCCTTATCACCCAACAGCCATTGGGCGGAAAAGCCCAGCATGGTGGTCAGCGTTTAGGTGAAATGGAAGTTTGGGCGCTGGAAGCGTATGGTGCAGCTCATCTATTGGAAGAGATGCTTACAATCAAGAGTGACGATGTTGATGGCAGGAATAATGCTTTCAAGGCAATTACAAGAGGCGAAAACCCGCCTCCTCCGGGAGTGCCGGAATCGTTCAACGTGTTGGTGAGTGAGCTAAAATCCTTAGGTTTCGACATAGAGTTTGTTAAAGACGACGAAGGCAAATAGAGGGAGAAAATAGGATGAAAGATACAAAACGAGAACAAAGACCTACCGATTATGATTCCGTAAGAATCAAGATAGCTTCTCCCGATACCATTATGAATGATTGGTCTCACGGCGAGGTTACCAAACCTGATACCCTCAATTACCGTACCCTCAAACCGGAAAAAGACGGATTATTCTGCGAACGCATCTTTGGTCCGGAGCGAGACTACGAGTGTGCTTGTGGAAAGTATAAAAAGAAGCGCTTTCAAAATACGGTTTGTGAACGCTGTAATGTATTGGTTACAACCAGCCGTGTTCGTCGCACTCGCATGGGGCACATTCAATTGGCGGTGCCTATTGCCCACATCTGGTTCGTAAAATCTGCGCCTTCCAAGATTGGCACTCTATTAGATATGACAATCAAAGATTTGGAGCGAGTGCTTTATTATGAATCCTTCATCGTGATCGATCCTGGCGATAGCCCTTACGAAAAGATGGAACTATTGGAAGTGGACGAATATTACGAGATTAAAGATAAAGTTGGCGACAACTTTGTAGCGATGATGGGTGCAGAGGCAATCAAAGAGCTCTTGGAGCGTATTAACCTCAAGAATGAAGCTCTCGATCTCAGAACTCGTCTCAAATTTGAAGAATCTGCCCTAAGAAAGCAGAAGTTAATAAACAAACTAAAGATTGTTGACGCTTTTATTAAAAGCAACAACAACCCTTCACACATGATTATGGAAGCTCTGCCAGTGCTTCCTCCAACCTTGCGTCCCTTAGTACCATTAGAGGGAGGCAGATTTGCCACGGCAGATTTTAACGATCTGTACCGCCGCGTAATTACTCGCAATAATCGCTTAAAAGGTCTATTGGAAATTCGCGCACCTGAGGTGATCTTAAGAAATGAAAAACGCATGTTGCAGGAAGCTGTTGATGCGCTTATAGATAACAGCCGGAAGGCGCGCCCGGTACGGGGAAGGGGAAACCGTCCCTTAAAATCCCTTACAGATCAGTTGAAGGGTAAGCAGGGGCGCTTCCGCCAGAATCTATTAGGTAAACGCGTCGATTATTCCGGTCGTTCTGTGATTACGGTAGGCCCGGAGCTTAAGCTATATCAATGTGGTTTACCCAAGGAGATGGCGGTAGAGCTTTTTAAACCATATCTTATTGAGCGCCTTCAAAAAATGGGAGAGGTAGATAAGGTAAAGAACGCCAAAAAGTTGATTGAAAGAAAGCAACCGGAAATATGGAGCATCCTGGAAGACGTTGTAAAAGACTATCCTATCCTATTGAACCGCGCCCCCACTTTGCACCGTCTTGGTATTCAGGCATTTATGCCAATATTAACCGATAATAAGGCTATTCAATTGCATCCTATGGTATGCGTACCATTTAATGCAGACTTTGATGGTGACCAGATGGGCGTGTATGTACCCTTATCACTGGAAGCACAAATTGAAGCACGAGTTTTGATGCTTTCTACCCGGAATCTATTGTTACCTGCAAATGGAAGGTTGGCAATGGCCGCAAACCAAGATATTGTTTTGGGCTGCTATTATCTTACCATGATTGAATCTAATCCTCCGGAAGACACCAATTCTCTTAAACATTTCTATGGTCCAGATGATGTGATTGCTGCCTATGAAAGCCAAGAACAGCTTTGCAGCGTTAAAGGCGAAGCAGTAATTGAGCGCAGCTTGGATTTGCATACCTGGATTGTTGTAAAGATTGAAGGTAATTACATCGTTACTACCGTGGGAAGAGTTATTTTTAACCAAATTATTCCCGCCGAAGTAGGATATCAGAACATTACCTACGATAAAGGGAAAATTAACGATCTTGCCATGCTTAGCTATGATGCAGTAGGTCAATTCCGCACTTCAGAATTCTTAGATGAACTCAAAGAAATCGGATTCCGCTATGCTACCCGTGCCGGCGTTACCTTTAGCTTTGGCGATATAGTTGTGCCCGAGCGTAAGAACGAGATCATAGACGATTCTGAGAGTGATGTATTAAAGATCTCAGATCTTCATCAAAAGGGTGGAATTACCGAGAATGAACGCATGGGTCGTGTTGTAGATACGTGGAAAAAAACCACCGTACGCGTAACAGACGAGATGATGGAACAACTATCTAAAACCCGCAATGGGCTAAACTCGATCTACATGATGTATAAATCTGGAGCTCGTGGCTCGAAAGATCAGATTAAACAATTAGGTGCAATGCGCGGTCTAATGGATAAGCCTTCCAAAATTGGTTCTACTGGTGGCGCAGATGTAATCGAGACGCCCATTAAATCGAACTTTAAAGAAGGTCTTACGGTTCTAGAATATTTCATTTCCACACACGGAGCACGTAAGGGCTTAGCCGATACTGCGCTCAAAACTGCAGATGCCGGTTATCTAACCCGCCGTTTAGTGGATGTTGCCCAGAATGCCATCATTACTATGGACGATTGTGGCACAAACCGTGGTGTACACATGACGGTGCTTAAAGAAGGGAATGAGGTAGTACAAACATTAGCAGAGCGCATTCAAGGCAGATATGCCGCCGAAGACATTGTCGATCCAGTTACTGGCAAAGTGCTTGTAAATGCAGGCGAAGAAATTAGTAATAAAATGGCTCGCACT
It contains:
- the rpoB gene encoding DNA-directed RNA polymerase subunit beta yields the protein RRKLPVTTLFRAIGISTNHDLRKTFYQAETISVSEAKNRHLFKDIKVTGMDEPIAFANEQVSDALIKILGEHKIKKVEVINYDFEIARKVLENTIAKDPTNNQEEALKKIYSLIRPGEDAPLEAAKQLVDRMFFNEKRYNLGDVGRYKINSRLGIDVDESVMTLTVTDFVHIFKTLINIYHDQDEVDDIDNLANRRVRTVGELLQEQYNSGLAMVARIIMERMAISNIDEITVHDLVNSNALINVVQGFFLTGQLSQFMEQTNPLAGLRHKRALSALGPGGLARDRAGFEVRDVHASHYGRVCPIETPEGPNIGLIVSPAIYSRINKLGFIETPYRKVINGVVSDEYVYMDAAEEEKYIIAQSDVHLDDDRRIMDEMIFARERGEFIQVSPQEIQYMDVAPQQMVSVSAAMIPFLEHDDANRALMGSNMQRQAVPLINPQAPIVGTGMEKIITMDNSDIASAPYDATVVNVTSAYIDLKALDEKDEALYLGTGSRIKMKKFVRTNQDTCANQRPIVRIGDVVRKGQPLSDGACVEDNRLALGTNMMVAFMPWYGYNYEDAIILSEKIAREDTLTSIYIEEMEVLVRNVKNGREELAYDIPNVPSHALRNLDKTGIIRVGSVIHAGDIIVGKVTPKSIEIDPSPEENLMRALFGDRAGDFTNSSLKAKPGMEGVVIDVKVFSRLEDGTDQDDENDDKIRKLKEELALRRKKVEEFKEEKLSAILLGQKAKTIWDEKTNAYFIAPGKKISKEDVKRINFKKLDMDVEMVEDTEINNTIYQDIALKIKQSLEQSENIYKKSRERIKHGDELQYGVRKMVKVYVAKKRKIEVGDKMAGRHGNKGVISIIAPIEDMPFMEDGTPVDIVLNPLGVPSRMNIGQIMETHLGLAAKYLGFEVETPIFDGASNEDIRSELRNAGFEDDGKMVLYDGKTGTPFKERVTVGIIYMMKLNHLVADKMHARSTGPYSLITQQPLGGKAQHGGQRLGEMEVWALEAYGAAHLLEEMLTIKSDDVDGRNNAFKAITRGENPPPPGVPESFNVLVSELKSLGFDIEFVKDDEGK
- the rpoC gene encoding DNA-directed RNA polymerase subunit beta', translated to MKDTKREQRPTDYDSVRIKIASPDTIMNDWSHGEVTKPDTLNYRTLKPEKDGLFCERIFGPERDYECACGKYKKKRFQNTVCERCNVLVTTSRVRRTRMGHIQLAVPIAHIWFVKSAPSKIGTLLDMTIKDLERVLYYESFIVIDPGDSPYEKMELLEVDEYYEIKDKVGDNFVAMMGAEAIKELLERINLKNEALDLRTRLKFEESALRKQKLINKLKIVDAFIKSNNNPSHMIMEALPVLPPTLRPLVPLEGGRFATADFNDLYRRVITRNNRLKGLLEIRAPEVILRNEKRMLQEAVDALIDNSRKARPVRGRGNRPLKSLTDQLKGKQGRFRQNLLGKRVDYSGRSVITVGPELKLYQCGLPKEMAVELFKPYLIERLQKMGEVDKVKNAKKLIERKQPEIWSILEDVVKDYPILLNRAPTLHRLGIQAFMPILTDNKAIQLHPMVCVPFNADFDGDQMGVYVPLSLEAQIEARVLMLSTRNLLLPANGRLAMAANQDIVLGCYYLTMIESNPPEDTNSLKHFYGPDDVIAAYESQEQLCSVKGEAVIERSLDLHTWIVVKIEGNYIVTTVGRVIFNQIIPAEVGYQNITYDKGKINDLAMLSYDAVGQFRTSEFLDELKEIGFRYATRAGVTFSFGDIVVPERKNEIIDDSESDVLKISDLHQKGGITENERMGRVVDTWKKTTVRVTDEMMEQLSKTRNGLNSIYMMYKSGARGSKDQIKQLGAMRGLMDKPSKIGSTGGADVIETPIKSNFKEGLTVLEYFISTHGARKGLADTALKTADAGYLTRRLVDVAQNAIITMDDCGTNRGVHMTVLKEGNEVVQTLAERIQGRYAAEDIVDPVTGKVLVNAGEEISNKMARTLQNHGLISVHVRSVLTCEAERGLCAKCYGRNLATLKPVVLGDPVGVIAAQSIGEPGTQLTLRTFHIGGAASTATDLAEVVSSNDGLIKFDRMNTVSNTEGQLISVSHLGKLIIVDEKDENRIIEEYKVEYAATVHVRDGQKIATNTKLLSWDQFNNPLISTAQGTLHYEHFVKDITYKEEYNDITFSSDITIIESKDRKKQPQFKIVGEDGSMRLIPLPTGLVVRVEDGSFVHQGDILGQTSRMTIKQRDITGGLPRVQDLFEARVPKEKAQISDIDGVVTIGGLKKTGRDIFVTPPNGLYAPNDGQVVVLLDDEKRQRIYVLTQKSLYAKNAGKCKIVTEGKKKVIVIAKRNQKPVEYKVPRGLEAIVNEGESIKEGAPLCGVVFMVPAEQESIVESGDMVTEWQALAGRKYSIPTGKRIIVHQGDRVESGDALSDGPLDPHDMLVKGVIEAQMLILNEIQEIYRKQGVKIDDKHVSVIIRQMFKKVRISDSGSTGFLQGDIVDKIRVERENREAVSFGKQPAQFEQLLLGITKISLLTDSWLSSASFQETTKVLTKAAIEGSVDHLEGLKESIILGHRIPVGTGTRTYNNKIKEAVANGESVAEIISRFAHPDVNEEAEDILDF